From a single Candidatus Fusobacterium pullicola genomic region:
- a CDS encoding ABC transporter permease subunit: MKRDLGKYIVNGIYIVLWLTPIYFFAKDFFEISSLEILKERYLKEVVMFSIKQGLYSTIIALLIGLIPAYYTAYRKDNISKLIQGLVFIPFFFPVISIVTIFSIIFNLPLIKEWNILYTLKGIIVANVFYNSPIFVKYISEGLKKIPKELEEAMRIDGAGAFIIFLKGQLPIILPQIFRAFILVFTYCFLGLGIILSLGGIKYSNIEVEIANTLMGGADFSKAMILGGIQFIILLALNFLGLFIKEYEIYGEQEEKNLNPLFKIYSLIYMLFQYGVIILTFLLSFVNQYTGKFSIKAYYNLFSHEFNENYEIINSIINSFGISAIVSIITVFLIYVIIKNYSRLTDIIIFSNMGISGAFLAITLYYMNILFNIPLIILLAVGYIIGAIPIGYSFMYQYIKKFPITILEAAELDCKNFYQRFRYVDFPILKNIFISSFLQIFAVIFGEFTVVYTMQLGDILPIASLVNYSLVSNKKYMESSAFSAIILFIVLGAFLLGEYFKERD, encoded by the coding sequence ATGAAAAGAGATTTGGGAAAGTATATAGTAAATGGAATATATATAGTATTGTGGCTAACTCCAATTTACTTTTTTGCTAAGGATTTTTTTGAGATATCTAGCTTAGAAATTTTAAAGGAGAGATATCTTAAAGAGGTAGTAATGTTTTCTATAAAACAGGGATTATATTCGACAATAATAGCTTTGTTAATTGGATTAATACCTGCCTATTATACTGCATATAGGAAAGATAACATTTCAAAGTTAATACAGGGATTGGTTTTTATTCCTTTTTTCTTTCCTGTGATATCAATAGTTACAATTTTTTCAATTATATTTAATCTTCCATTAATAAAGGAGTGGAATATCTTATATACTCTTAAAGGAATTATAGTTGCTAATGTTTTTTATAATTCTCCAATATTTGTAAAATATATAAGTGAGGGATTAAAAAAAATTCCAAAGGAGTTGGAAGAGGCTATGAGAATAGATGGCGCAGGAGCTTTTATTATTTTTTTAAAAGGACAGCTCCCTATTATTCTTCCTCAAATATTCAGGGCCTTTATTTTAGTATTTACTTATTGCTTTTTAGGGTTAGGAATAATTTTATCCTTAGGTGGAATAAAATATTCAAATATTGAAGTGGAGATTGCTAATACCTTAATGGGAGGAGCAGATTTTTCAAAAGCTATGATTTTAGGTGGAATACAGTTTATAATTCTTCTAGCATTAAATTTTTTAGGCTTATTTATAAAAGAGTATGAAATTTATGGAGAACAGGAAGAAAAAAATTTAAATCCACTATTTAAGATATATTCATTAATATATATGTTATTTCAATATGGGGTAATTATATTAACATTCCTCTTATCTTTTGTTAATCAATATACTGGAAAATTTTCAATAAAAGCTTACTATAATCTTTTTTCCCATGAGTTTAATGAAAATTATGAAATAATAAATAGTATAATCAATTCTTTTGGAATTTCAGCTATTGTTAGTATAATAACAGTTTTTTTAATATACGTTATAATAAAAAACTATAGCAGGTTGACGGATATAATTATATTTTCAAATATGGGAATATCTGGAGCTTTTCTTGCTATAACTCTATACTATATGAATATATTATTTAATATTCCACTTATTATACTTTTAGCTGTTGGTTATATTATAGGAGCTATCCCTATTGGATATTCTTTTATGTATCAATATATAAAAAAATTTCCAATAACAATATTAGAAGCAGCTGAATTAGATTGTAAAAATTTTTATCAAAGATTTAGATATGTGGATTTTCCAATTTTAAAAAATATATTTATCTCCTCTTTTCTCCAAATTTTTGCTGTTATATTTGGAGAGTTTACAGTGGTATATACTATGCAACTAGGAGATATTCTTCCAATTGCTTCTTTAGTAAACTATTCATTAGTAAGTAATAAAAAATATATGGAAAGTTCAGCATTTTCAGCTATTATACTTTTTATAGTATTAGGAGCTTTTTTATTAGGAGAATATTTTAAAGAGAGAGATTGA
- a CDS encoding glucosaminidase domain-containing protein, which translates to MRLQKLLTCIFIFLLGTFLYGESSIPKVEYKKVKLNSLEDINTWKNSNELYVFTNVNVDLRELSTITKKNTFIAILLPAIDVVNAEIKNNREIVKTLSQKENLTPEEQTYLENLFKTYRVEYGNFDELNYRLIIYPTSLILTQGAIESAWATSRFFREGNNLFGVWSTDPNEPRIPAKGVRDNGFVPHLKKYESVKDSVSDFVLNLSRNNSYKTLRKLLNENQPPQVVAQGLIKYSEEGEKYVKKVINTMNYNEFTKYDNYNK; encoded by the coding sequence ATGAGATTACAAAAATTATTAACTTGTATTTTTATATTCCTTCTAGGAACTTTTCTTTATGGAGAAAGTAGTATTCCTAAAGTAGAATATAAAAAAGTTAAATTAAATAGTTTAGAGGATATTAATACTTGGAAAAACTCTAACGAATTATATGTTTTTACAAATGTAAATGTTGATCTAAGAGAATTATCAACTATAACAAAAAAGAATACTTTTATAGCAATTTTACTTCCAGCTATTGATGTTGTTAATGCAGAAATAAAAAACAATAGAGAGATAGTAAAAACTTTATCACAAAAGGAAAATTTAACACCTGAAGAGCAAACTTATCTTGAAAATCTTTTTAAGACTTATAGAGTTGAATATGGAAATTTTGATGAGCTTAATTATCGTTTAATTATTTATCCTACATCTTTAATTCTTACTCAAGGTGCTATTGAAAGTGCTTGGGCTACTTCGAGATTTTTTAGAGAGGGGAATAACCTATTTGGTGTTTGGTCAACAGATCCAAATGAACCTAGAATTCCAGCTAAGGGTGTTAGAGATAATGGATTTGTTCCTCATTTAAAAAAATATGAAAGTGTAAAAGATTCTGTTTCGGATTTTGTCTTAAATCTTTCAAGAAATAACTCTTACAAAACACTTAGAAAATTACTTAATGAGAACCAACCCCCTCAAGTTGTTGCACAAGGACTTATAAAATACTCTGAAGAGGGAGAAAAATACGTAAAAAAAGTTATAAATACTATGAATTATAATGAGTTTACCAAATATGATAACTACAATAAATAA
- the thiE gene encoding thiamine phosphate synthase has product MRNRIEIPNGIYGITGDNFSKGKSNYLCVEEMIKGGIKIIQYRDKIKNTREKIEEVKEIRELCRRNGVIFIVNDNVDIAVLVDADGVHVGQEDMHPDDIRKIIGENKIIGLSTHSPEQAKEAEKNLNIDYIGVGPIFPTTTKDTSPVGIEYLEYVAKNLKIPFVAIGGIKAHNIDNIIAKGAQCISLVSEIVGADSIVDKVKELQIKFL; this is encoded by the coding sequence ATGCGGAATAGAATAGAGATTCCAAATGGAATATATGGAATAACAGGAGATAATTTTTCAAAAGGAAAGAGTAATTATCTTTGTGTTGAAGAGATGATAAAAGGTGGAATAAAGATTATTCAATACAGAGATAAAATAAAAAATACAAGAGAAAAGATAGAAGAAGTAAAAGAAATAAGAGAACTGTGTAGAAGAAATGGAGTAATTTTTATAGTAAATGATAATGTTGATATAGCAGTTCTTGTAGATGCAGATGGAGTACATGTGGGACAAGAGGATATGCATCCAGATGATATTAGAAAAATTATAGGAGAGAATAAAATAATTGGACTTTCTACTCATTCACCAGAACAAGCAAAAGAAGCGGAAAAAAATTTAAATATTGACTATATAGGAGTAGGGCCAATATTTCCAACTACTACAAAAGATACTTCACCAGTAGGGATAGAGTATTTGGAATATGTAGCAAAAAATCTAAAAATCCCTTTTGTAGCAATAGGAGGAATAAAAGCACATAATATAGATAATATCATAGCTAAAGGAGCACAGTGTATATCTCTTGTCAGTGAAATAGTTGGAGCAGACTCTATTGTGGATAAAGTTAAAGAATTACAAATTAAATTCCTATAA
- the thiF gene encoding sulfur carrier protein ThiS adenylyltransferase ThiF, producing MKIGIAGVGGIGSNVAMHLVRSGVKNLKFGDFDVIENSNLNRQFYFEEQVGKEKVEVLRENLTKISQGSYESEIIKFGKENLKNFFKDCNIIIDGFDKKEFKSLLLEEVFDGKKILIMVSGIGGIDSSNIQIVKKMKNLYIVGDMKSDISEFKTYSHKVNIVASKIVEIILKELEYAE from the coding sequence ATGAAAATAGGAATAGCTGGAGTAGGAGGAATAGGTTCAAATGTTGCTATGCATCTAGTTAGAAGTGGAGTAAAAAATTTGAAGTTTGGAGATTTTGATGTTATAGAAAATTCTAATCTAAATAGACAATTTTATTTTGAAGAACAAGTAGGTAAAGAGAAAGTTGAAGTATTGAGAGAAAATCTTACCAAAATCTCACAAGGTAGCTATGAAAGTGAAATAATAAAATTTGGAAAAGAAAATTTAAAAAATTTTTTTAAAGATTGTAATATTATTATTGATGGATTTGATAAAAAAGAATTTAAATCTCTATTATTAGAAGAAGTATTTGATGGAAAAAAAATATTGATAATGGTATCCGGGATTGGTGGAATAGATTCATCAAATATTCAAATAGTAAAAAAAATGAAAAATCTTTATATAGTAGGAGATATGAAAAGTGATATATCAGAATTTAAGACCTATTCTCATAAAGTAAATATAGTAGCTAGTAAAATAGTGGAAATAATATTAAAGGAGTTAGAGTATGCGGAATAG
- the thiH gene encoding 2-iminoacetate synthase ThiH, whose protein sequence is MSYSYYDELTKWKDFDFERYFDLVSEEEILVSIEKDRLSIYDYLNLLSPKAQKFLEKMAYRAYKITRQYFGNVISLYIPIYVSNYCTSNCIYCGFSKKNHIVRRHMKFEEIEKEAEEIAKSGIENILLLTGEAKGLVDKEYLKGAIDKLKKYFSSVSIEVMPLEEKDYKYLVENGLDGLTVYQETYDENRYAEVHLSGEKKDFKYRLATPERGAKAGIRSIGIGALLGLGDIRSDAFKTGLHLKYLIENYPNSEFSISFPRVNKAEGNLKDSYIVDDITFVQIILANRIFQPSAGITISTRETPMMRDNLLKLGVTKFSAGSKTEVGGYSHNNQSTPQFDITDNRDVKDIVESIRKKGLEVKFKEWEILK, encoded by the coding sequence ATGAGCTATAGCTATTATGATGAGTTAACAAAATGGAAAGATTTTGATTTTGAAAGATATTTTGATTTAGTAAGTGAAGAAGAAATACTAGTGAGTATAGAGAAGGATAGGCTATCAATATATGATTACTTAAATCTTCTCTCTCCCAAAGCTCAAAAATTTTTAGAAAAAATGGCATATAGAGCTTATAAAATTACAAGACAATATTTTGGAAATGTAATAAGTCTATATATTCCAATTTATGTATCTAATTATTGTACAAGTAATTGCATATATTGTGGTTTTTCAAAGAAAAATCATATAGTTAGAAGGCATATGAAATTTGAAGAGATAGAAAAGGAAGCGGAAGAGATAGCTAAAAGTGGAATAGAAAATATACTACTTTTAACAGGGGAAGCGAAAGGGCTAGTTGATAAAGAATATTTAAAAGGTGCAATAGATAAATTAAAAAAATATTTTTCATCAGTTTCTATAGAAGTAATGCCTTTAGAAGAAAAAGATTATAAATATTTAGTTGAAAATGGATTAGATGGGCTTACAGTATATCAAGAGACTTATGATGAGAATAGGTATGCTGAAGTACATCTATCTGGAGAGAAGAAAGATTTTAAATATAGATTGGCTACTCCAGAAAGAGGGGCAAAGGCAGGTATAAGATCAATAGGAATAGGTGCTCTTTTAGGATTAGGAGATATAAGGAGTGATGCTTTTAAAACTGGATTACATTTAAAATACTTAATAGAAAATTATCCAAATAGTGAATTTAGTATTTCTTTTCCTAGAGTCAATAAAGCTGAAGGAAATTTAAAGGATAGTTATATAGTTGATGATATTACTTTTGTACAGATAATACTAGCTAATAGAATTTTTCAACCAAGTGCTGGAATAACTATATCAACAAGAGAAACTCCAATGATGAGAGATAATCTTTTAAAATTAGGAGTTACTAAATTTTCGGCTGGATCTAAAACAGAAGTAGGAGGATATTCACATAATAATCAATCTACTCCTCAATTTGATATAACAGATAATAGAGATGTTAAAGATATAGTAGAAAGTATTAGAAAAAAAGGATTAGAAGTAAAGTTTAAAGAATGGGAGATATTGAAATGA
- a CDS encoding thiazole synthase, whose product MEKLILKGKEFNSRLLTGTGKFSNKNLITPMLESSGSQIITMALRRINFRNPKENILNYIPKNITLLPNTSGARTAEEAIKIARIAREAGCGEFIKIEIINDSKYLMPDNNETIKASKILANEGFIVLPYIMPDLVVAKKLEDVGAAAVMPLGSPIGSNRGILSKPFIEMLLENNRVPIIVDAGIGKPSDAALAMEMGCDAVLVNTAIAIAEDPIKMGRAFALAVEAGREAFLAQLAEEKRYASASSPLTDFLFKGTENEL is encoded by the coding sequence ATGGAAAAGTTAATTTTAAAAGGAAAAGAATTTAATAGTAGATTATTAACAGGAACAGGAAAATTTTCAAATAAAAATTTAATAACTCCAATGTTAGAAAGTAGTGGTTCACAAATTATAACAATGGCTTTAAGAAGAATAAATTTTCGTAATCCTAAAGAGAATATACTCAATTATATTCCAAAAAATATAACTTTGCTACCTAATACATCGGGAGCAAGGACAGCTGAAGAAGCAATAAAAATAGCAAGAATAGCTAGAGAGGCAGGATGTGGAGAGTTTATAAAAATTGAGATAATAAATGATAGTAAATATCTTATGCCAGACAATAATGAAACAATAAAAGCTAGCAAGATTTTAGCTAATGAAGGTTTCATTGTTTTACCATATATTATGCCAGATTTAGTAGTAGCTAAAAAATTAGAAGATGTTGGAGCAGCAGCAGTTATGCCATTAGGTTCCCCAATTGGTTCAAATAGAGGAATATTAAGTAAACCTTTTATTGAAATGTTACTAGAGAATAATAGAGTACCTATAATTGTAGATGCTGGAATAGGAAAGCCATCAGATGCGGCTTTAGCTATGGAAATGGGATGTGATGCAGTATTAGTAAATACAGCTATTGCTATAGCAGAAGATCCGATAAAAATGGGAAGGGCTTTTGCATTAGCTGTTGAAGCTGGAAGAGAAGCTTTTTTAGCACAATTAGCTGAAGAGAAAAGGTATGCTAGTGCATCTTCACCACTTACAGATTTTTTATTTAAAGGTACAGAAAATGAGCTATAG
- the thiS gene encoding sulfur carrier protein ThiS: MEIILNGEKYILAEENLTIDEFLAKLSREWKIDLSEAVILINDEIVKKSEWKTQKLANNYHLEILSFVSGG, translated from the coding sequence GTGGAGATTATTTTAAATGGAGAAAAATATATTTTAGCTGAAGAGAATCTTACTATTGACGAATTTTTAGCTAAATTATCAAGAGAATGGAAAATAGATTTATCAGAGGCAGTTATTCTTATAAATGATGAAATAGTGAAAAAAAGTGAATGGAAAACTCAAAAATTAGCTAATAATTATCACCTAGAAATTTTATCTTTCGTTTCTGGAGGGTAG
- the thiC gene encoding phosphomethylpyrimidine synthase ThiC, with the protein MYSTQMEAAKKGIFTKEMEVVAKDEKIEREELLDRIAKGSIVIPANKNHKSIYPRAVGEGTRTKINVNLGVSEDCCNYNGEMKKVEKAIEYGADAIMDLSTFGDTQKFRRELVKKSSVMLGTVPMYDAVAKLGKNIKDMSVEDLFKVVEMHCEDGIDFLTIHAGLTKTCIERLKSNKRLTKIVSRGGSILFQWMVLNDRENPFYEYFDRLLDICRKYDVTLSLGDGLRPGSIADSTDAPQIQELLILGELTKRAWEKDVQVMIEGPGHIPIHEIVTNMQIEKKLCHNAPFYVLGPLVTDIAPGYDHITAAIGGAIAAANGADFLCYVTPAEHLRLPTLEDMKEGIMASRIAGHAADIAKGIKGAKEWDNRMSKYRGELNWNGMFEECIDSEKAKEYRKSSKPIEEEVCTMCGDLCPMKRCNEILD; encoded by the coding sequence ATGTATTCAACACAAATGGAAGCAGCTAAAAAAGGAATATTTACTAAAGAGATGGAGGTTGTAGCTAAAGATGAAAAGATAGAAAGAGAAGAATTGTTAGATAGAATAGCAAAAGGAAGTATTGTAATTCCAGCTAATAAAAATCATAAGAGTATATATCCAAGAGCAGTTGGAGAAGGAACTAGAACTAAGATAAATGTTAATTTAGGAGTATCAGAAGATTGTTGTAATTATAATGGAGAAATGAAAAAAGTAGAAAAAGCTATAGAGTATGGAGCAGATGCTATAATGGATTTAAGTACTTTTGGTGATACACAAAAATTTAGAAGAGAGTTAGTAAAAAAATCATCAGTTATGTTAGGAACTGTACCAATGTATGATGCTGTAGCTAAACTTGGGAAAAATATAAAAGATATGAGTGTAGAAGATCTATTTAAAGTAGTAGAGATGCACTGTGAAGATGGAATTGATTTTTTAACTATTCATGCTGGTTTAACTAAGACTTGTATAGAAAGATTAAAAAGTAATAAAAGATTAACAAAGATAGTAAGTAGAGGAGGTTCAATACTATTTCAGTGGATGGTACTAAATGATAGAGAAAATCCTTTTTATGAGTATTTTGATAGATTACTTGATATATGTAGAAAATATGATGTAACACTTAGTTTAGGAGATGGATTAAGACCAGGAAGTATAGCAGATTCAACTGATGCTCCACAGATACAAGAACTATTGATTTTAGGAGAATTGACAAAGAGGGCATGGGAAAAAGATGTACAAGTGATGATAGAAGGACCAGGACATATACCTATACATGAGATAGTTACTAATATGCAAATAGAAAAAAAACTTTGTCATAATGCTCCATTTTATGTATTAGGACCGTTAGTAACAGATATAGCACCTGGGTATGATCATATAACAGCAGCAATAGGTGGAGCTATAGCAGCAGCAAATGGAGCAGACTTTTTATGTTATGTAACTCCAGCTGAACATTTAAGACTTCCAACATTAGAAGATATGAAAGAGGGAATAATGGCTTCTAGAATAGCTGGTCACGCAGCAGATATAGCTAAGGGAATAAAAGGAGCAAAAGAATGGGACAATAGAATGAGTAAATATAGGGGAGAATTAAATTGGAATGGAATGTTTGAGGAGTGTATTGATTCAGAAAAAGCAAAAGAGTATAGAAAATCATCAAAACCTATAGAAGAAGAAGTTTGTACAATGTGTGGAGATTTATGTCCAATGAAAAGATGTAATGAAATATTAGATTAA
- the gltA gene encoding NADPH-dependent glutamate synthase encodes MYKILSKRWLTKDICYMDIEARELAMGAKPGQFLIIKTDEKAERIPLTICDFDKEKGSVAIVFQVVGEGTKKMANYNEEEFFQDVVGPLGQPSEFLTLPLEELKNKKYLFVAGGVGTAPVYPQVKWFKENGIAVDVIIGVRSKDILILEEEMKKVAENLYVCTDDGSYGVAGRVTDVIQKLVENENQEYDHAIVIGPMIMMKFASLKCREYNIANTVSLNPLMVDGTGMCGACRVTIDGKVKFACVDGPEFDGDKVDYDEAMRRQMMYKSSEGRNILEIEDGETHHNDSCPMHSDLSEIKGRVPAREQEPNKRNKNFYEVCYGYNLEEAKLEANRCLNCKNPLCVKGCPVSIDIPGFIQEIKRGDIAEASKVISKYSSLPAICGRVCPQETQCEGKCILGIKGEPVSIGKLERFVGDWAIRNNTQVEIADKKEEKVAIIGGGPAGLTAAGDLAKLGYDVTIYEALHKLGGVLSYGIPEFRLPKEEIVDKEIEKLYSLGVKVHTDTFVGRTFTVDELLDRDGYSAVFIGSGAGLPKFMNIPGENLNGVISANEFLTRVNLMKANRKDYDTPIKIGKRVFVVGGGNVAMDAARTAKRLGADVTILYRRGEAELPARREEIHHAKEEGINFKFLVNPIEILGDEKGWVKEIKCVKMELGEPDESGRAKFSIIEGSEFTLEGETVIMSLGTSPNPLIADTTKGLATSKWKGIEADENGKTSREGIFAGGDAVTGAATVILAMEAGKKAAAEINKYLSEKRKNKR; translated from the coding sequence ATGTATAAAATTTTAAGTAAGAGATGGCTAACTAAGGATATTTGCTATATGGATATAGAAGCAAGAGAGTTAGCAATGGGAGCAAAACCAGGGCAATTTTTGATTATAAAAACTGATGAAAAAGCAGAAAGAATACCACTTACAATTTGTGATTTTGATAAAGAAAAAGGAAGTGTGGCAATAGTTTTTCAGGTTGTTGGAGAAGGAACTAAAAAAATGGCAAATTACAATGAGGAAGAATTCTTTCAAGATGTTGTTGGACCATTGGGACAGCCAAGTGAATTTTTAACTCTTCCATTAGAAGAACTAAAAAATAAAAAATATCTTTTTGTAGCAGGAGGAGTAGGAACAGCACCTGTATATCCACAGGTTAAATGGTTTAAAGAAAATGGAATAGCCGTAGATGTAATAATTGGAGTAAGAAGTAAAGATATACTGATATTAGAAGAGGAAATGAAAAAAGTAGCAGAAAATCTGTATGTATGTACAGATGATGGAAGTTATGGAGTAGCTGGTAGAGTTACTGATGTGATACAAAAATTAGTAGAAAATGAAAATCAAGAGTATGATCATGCAATAGTAATTGGTCCGATGATAATGATGAAGTTTGCATCATTAAAGTGTAGAGAATATAATATAGCGAATACAGTTAGTCTAAATCCATTAATGGTAGATGGAACTGGAATGTGTGGAGCTTGTAGGGTTACAATAGATGGAAAAGTTAAATTTGCTTGTGTAGATGGTCCAGAATTTGATGGAGATAAAGTGGATTATGATGAAGCAATGAGAAGACAGATGATGTATAAGAGTAGTGAAGGAAGAAATATTTTAGAAATAGAAGATGGAGAAACACATCATAATGATTCATGCCCTATGCATAGTGATTTATCTGAGATAAAAGGTAGAGTGCCAGCAAGAGAACAAGAGCCAAATAAAAGAAATAAAAACTTCTATGAGGTGTGCTATGGATATAATTTAGAGGAAGCTAAATTAGAAGCAAATAGATGTTTAAATTGTAAAAATCCACTATGTGTAAAAGGATGTCCCGTATCAATAGATATTCCAGGATTTATTCAAGAGATAAAAAGAGGAGATATAGCGGAAGCTAGTAAAGTTATTTCAAAATATTCTAGTTTACCAGCAATTTGTGGAAGGGTTTGTCCTCAAGAAACTCAATGTGAAGGAAAATGTATATTAGGAATAAAAGGAGAGCCTGTATCTATTGGAAAATTAGAGAGATTTGTTGGGGACTGGGCTATTAGAAATAATACTCAAGTAGAAATAGCTGATAAAAAAGAGGAAAAAGTAGCTATAATCGGAGGAGGGCCAGCAGGGCTAACTGCAGCAGGAGATTTAGCTAAATTAGGATATGATGTAACAATTTATGAGGCATTACATAAATTAGGTGGAGTTTTAAGTTATGGAATACCAGAGTTTAGACTTCCAAAGGAAGAGATAGTAGATAAAGAGATTGAAAAACTATACTCTTTAGGAGTTAAGGTTCATACTGATACCTTTGTTGGAAGAACATTTACTGTTGATGAGTTATTGGATAGAGATGGATATTCAGCTGTATTTATTGGAAGTGGAGCAGGCTTACCTAAATTTATGAATATACCAGGAGAGAATTTAAATGGTGTTATATCAGCAAATGAATTTTTAACAAGGGTAAATTTAATGAAAGCTAATAGAAAAGATTACGATACTCCAATAAAAATAGGAAAAAGAGTTTTTGTTGTAGGTGGTGGAAATGTGGCTATGGATGCTGCTAGAACGGCAAAAAGATTAGGAGCTGATGTAACTATTTTATATAGAAGAGGAGAGGCAGAACTACCAGCTAGACGTGAGGAGATACATCATGCAAAAGAGGAAGGAATAAATTTTAAGTTTTTAGTAAATCCAATTGAAATACTTGGAGATGAAAAAGGCTGGGTTAAAGAGATAAAGTGTGTAAAAATGGAATTAGGAGAGCCAGATGAAAGTGGAAGAGCAAAATTTTCTATAATAGAGGGAAGTGAATTTACTTTAGAAGGTGAGACAGTAATTATGTCGTTAGGAACATCTCCAAATCCATTGATTGCTGATACAACAAAGGGATTAGCAACAAGTAAATGGAAAGGAATAGAGGCAGATGAAAATGGAAAAACTTCTAGAGAGGGAATTTTTGCAGGAGGAGATGCAGTAACTGGTGCTGCTACAGTAATATTGGCAATGGAGGCTGGAAAGAAAGCCGCAGCTGAGATAAATAAATATCTTAGTGAAAAAAGAAAGAATAAAAGATAA
- a CDS encoding ParA family protein, producing the protein MKKKVGLFYKKNGSFNNAVLTVDKNITEALNVSKEENEIVFSMENRIITLTKGRCEEEIEEKDIHGNLLKYRKNVNINFSKVYKDKDYYVAKLNIPFGVVDTLKITKESNDVTVTIGDKFVTIDREERVGKVYTLKVNKGGIGKTFLTVQLAHGLTMKGSKVMILTSDSQNNIIDFTIPEDKQERVELKKGLRSWVMTGKGDKINLRKNLDFIPLESSVFTERFLEKLPLFIEHLKREYDYVLIDSIPTMKIDTEFVKCSDKIIIPAFCDIPTLKGVINVIEEAGVEKIQAILVNLYRATVTQKDILNKLKMMLEDTDVVFPEPIKETSIIESLVKKGKTVWESKSKSVEEAQNSLLDIIMEM; encoded by the coding sequence ATGAAGAAAAAAGTTGGTCTATTTTATAAAAAAAATGGAAGTTTTAATAATGCAGTGCTTACTGTAGATAAGAATATAACAGAAGCCTTAAATGTTAGTAAAGAGGAAAATGAAATAGTATTTTCTATGGAAAATAGAATAATCACTTTAACTAAGGGTAGATGTGAAGAAGAGATAGAGGAAAAGGATATTCATGGAAATCTTTTAAAATATAGAAAAAACGTAAATATAAATTTTAGTAAAGTATATAAGGATAAAGATTATTATGTTGCTAAATTAAATATTCCATTTGGAGTTGTTGATACTTTAAAAATAACTAAAGAGAGTAATGATGTAACTGTAACAATTGGAGATAAGTTTGTTACTATTGATAGAGAAGAGAGAGTAGGAAAGGTATATACTTTAAAGGTAAATAAAGGTGGAATAGGAAAAACTTTTTTAACAGTTCAATTAGCTCATGGACTTACTATGAAAGGAAGTAAAGTAATGATACTTACATCAGACTCTCAAAATAATATTATAGATTTTACAATTCCAGAAGATAAGCAAGAGAGAGTTGAATTAAAAAAAGGATTAAGAAGTTGGGTTATGACAGGGAAAGGGGACAAGATAAATCTAAGAAAAAATTTAGATTTTATACCACTTGAAAGTTCAGTCTTTACAGAGAGATTTTTAGAGAAGTTACCTCTTTTCATAGAGCATTTAAAAAGAGAGTATGATTATGTATTAATAGATAGTATACCTACTATGAAAATAGATACGGAATTTGTAAAGTGCTCAGATAAAATTATAATTCCAGCGTTTTGTGATATTCCAACTCTTAAAGGAGTAATTAATGTTATAGAGGAAGCTGGAGTAGAAAAAATACAAGCTATTTTAGTAAATCTGTATAGAGCAACTGTTACTCAAAAAGATATTTTAAATAAATTAAAAATGATGTTAGAGGATACAGATGTGGTTTTCCCAGAGCCCATAAAGGAAACTTCAATTATAGAAAGTTTGGTAAAAAAGGGGAAAACTGTATGGGAAAGTAAATCAAAATCAGTAGAGGAAGCTCAAAATAGCTTGTTAGATATAATAATGGAGATGTAG